The Fulvivirga ligni genome window below encodes:
- a CDS encoding LacI family DNA-binding transcriptional regulator, translating into MKGSQVTIKDIAKALGVSASTVSRALKDHPDISPETKKAVTELAEKLNYQPNSIALSLRQKKSNTIGVIIPELVHFFFSTVINGIEDVAYAAGYSVIVSQSNESYEREVVDTKALFNNRVDGILASVSRETKNYDHFQSLVNRGIPMVFYDRICSAVNCSQVIIDDFDAGYQSTKHLIDQGYKRIAHISGPLSLLLSAQRLEGYKKALEDHGLPVVEELIVEETESKDERVAKELTNKLLDLPTPPDAIFANNDVAALGAMLVIKERGLKIPDNIGVVGFSNWRFTSLTEPALTTIDQPGFQMGQEAARLLIKEIEAKEDEVIEPETVVLKTSLIVRKSSVRN; encoded by the coding sequence ATGAAAGGTTCGCAAGTTACTATTAAAGACATAGCAAAAGCATTAGGTGTAAGTGCCTCTACAGTTTCCAGAGCATTGAAGGATCATCCGGATATTAGCCCTGAAACGAAAAAGGCAGTTACGGAACTGGCAGAGAAATTAAACTATCAGCCAAACTCAATTGCCCTAAGCTTGCGACAAAAGAAATCTAATACTATAGGAGTCATTATCCCTGAACTGGTTCACTTCTTTTTTTCTACTGTAATCAACGGTATAGAAGATGTGGCCTATGCGGCAGGTTACAGCGTAATTGTATCCCAAAGTAATGAATCTTATGAACGTGAGGTTGTAGATACAAAAGCACTATTCAATAACCGTGTAGACGGTATATTGGCCTCCGTTTCCAGAGAAACCAAGAATTATGATCATTTTCAGTCTTTAGTAAACAGAGGCATACCCATGGTTTTCTATGATAGAATCTGTTCAGCGGTTAACTGTAGCCAGGTAATCATAGACGACTTCGATGCAGGATACCAAAGTACAAAGCACCTCATAGATCAAGGATATAAGAGAATAGCTCACATTTCTGGACCTTTAAGTCTTTTGTTATCTGCTCAGCGACTGGAGGGCTATAAAAAGGCCCTTGAGGATCATGGGCTACCGGTAGTTGAAGAGCTGATAGTAGAAGAAACAGAATCTAAAGACGAACGCGTAGCTAAAGAGTTGACTAACAAATTGTTAGACCTACCAACTCCACCTGATGCAATCTTTGCAAATAACGATGTAGCTGCACTTGGAGCTATGTTGGTTATAAAGGAAAGAGGATTGAAAATACCAGACAATATTGGTGTGGTTGGTTTTAGCAACTGGCGTTTTACATCACTAACAGAACCTGCATTAACTACTATTGATCAGCCCGGATTTCAAATGGGACAGGAAGCGGCACGATTACTAATAAAAGAGATTGAAGCTAAGGAAGATGAGGTGATAGAGCCAGAGACTGTTGTGTTGAAAACCAGCCTTA